In Acidobacteriota bacterium, one DNA window encodes the following:
- the murA gene encoding UDP-N-acetylglucosamine 1-carboxyvinyltransferase: MDKLVIRGGQPLRGTIRISGAKNAALPAMAASLLTPEAVDLKNVPDVRDIQTTRKLLELMGVETEGSGGHHHIELRARSLSHPQADYDLVKTMRSSALVLGPLLARTGQARVSLPGGCAIGARPIDLHLKGLERLGADLRQEHGYIVAESQGLRGASYTFDRITVTGTEDILMAAVLAKGESVLRNCALEPEVVDLATLLQKMGARIEGAGTPTIQVRGVSELGGAVHSIIPDRIETGTYLMAGLITGGEITLTHCQPAHLMGLLDRLCEAGGVVTKTADTLHVAANGRRLRAVDISTAEYPGFATDLQAQFMALMTQAEGTAVITETIFENRFMHALELNRMGASIRIEGNRAVVLGPSQLNAAAVLASDLRASASLVLAALAAEGETIIDRIYHLDRGYEKLEEKLRGTGAAIRRLGRLIPETARQSATAK; this comes from the coding sequence ATGGATAAGTTGGTAATCCGGGGCGGTCAACCGCTGCGCGGAACAATACGGATCAGCGGCGCAAAAAATGCGGCGCTGCCAGCTATGGCGGCCAGCTTGCTCACGCCAGAAGCGGTGGACTTGAAAAATGTTCCTGACGTGCGCGATATCCAGACCACACGCAAGCTGCTGGAGCTGATGGGTGTCGAAACCGAGGGTAGCGGCGGCCACCACCATATCGAACTGCGTGCGCGCTCGCTGAGCCATCCGCAAGCTGATTATGACCTGGTAAAGACGATGCGCTCCTCGGCACTGGTATTGGGCCCCCTACTGGCCCGCACAGGCCAGGCACGGGTCTCACTGCCAGGCGGGTGTGCCATTGGCGCGCGACCGATTGATCTGCACCTGAAGGGCTTGGAGCGACTGGGAGCAGATCTGCGGCAGGAACACGGCTATATCGTTGCCGAATCCCAGGGCTTGCGGGGCGCCAGCTACACTTTCGATCGCATTACGGTGACGGGCACGGAAGACATCCTCATGGCTGCGGTACTGGCCAAAGGGGAGAGCGTGCTGCGAAACTGCGCGCTGGAGCCGGAAGTCGTCGATTTGGCCACACTGCTGCAAAAGATGGGGGCGCGGATCGAAGGGGCGGGCACGCCAACGATTCAAGTGCGTGGCGTAAGTGAGCTGGGCGGCGCGGTTCACAGCATTATTCCGGACCGGATCGAAACCGGAACTTACTTGATGGCGGGCCTGATCACGGGCGGCGAAATTACGCTGACCCATTGCCAGCCCGCGCACCTGATGGGACTGCTGGACCGGTTATGCGAAGCCGGAGGGGTGGTCACCAAAACTGCGGATACGCTGCACGTCGCAGCCAACGGTCGGCGGCTGCGCGCGGTCGACATTTCGACGGCGGAATATCCAGGATTTGCCACCGACCTGCAAGCGCAATTCATGGCCCTGATGACCCAGGCCGAAGGTACGGCGGTCATCACGGAGACCATTTTCGAAAATCGCTTCATGCATGCCCTGGAATTGAACCGGATGGGGGCGAGCATTCGGATCGAGGGCAACCGGGCAGTGGTGCTTGGACCATCCCAGTTGAATGCCGCAGCCGTGCTGGCCAGCGACTTGCGCGCAAGTGCTTCGCTGGTGCTGGCGGCGCTGGCCGCCGAGGGAGAGACGATCATCGATCGCATTTACCATCTCGACCGGGGATATGAAAAACTGGAAGAAAAGCTGCGCGGAACCGGGGCGGCGATCCGGCGGCTGGGGCGCTTGATTCCGGAGACGGCGCGGCAGAGCGCAACGGCGAAATAA